Below is a window of Pseudoalteromonas undina DNA.
AGTCTGATAGCCAAATATATGTATCTCTTAATGAGCCTGCCGAAAGTTAACCTCCCATAAAGTTTTTTGCAATTATACTAAATTAATAGACTTTACTGTGCGTATACGCACGATAAGTGTTTGCATATGCTATTTTAATCGCCACTCATCCATTATATCGTAGTGTTATTACTAGATTAGAGATTGGCGATAAGCAATGTTTAAAAACTCAAAAACCGGTTATGGCCTGATGGCTATATTTTTACACTGGTTAATGGCGTTGACTGTCTTTGGTTTGTTTGGTTTAGGCTTATACATGGTTGAGCTAACTTACTATGATAGCTGGTACAAAGGCTCATTAGATTTGCATAAAAGCATAGGGCTGAGTTTAGCGGCTGTATTTGTTTTTAGACTGTTATGGCGTCGATTTAATGTAAAACCTAGCCCTATTGGGACCAACACTCAATTAAATCAGCTGGCCCAAACCGCACATATTTTAATGTATCTGTTTTTAGTGATTATTATGGTGTCTGGGTATCTAATCTCTACTGCTGATGGGCGACCAATCGAAGTGTTTGGCTTGTTTTATGTCAAAGCCATCGACTTTACCTTTGATTCTCAGGCAGATATAGCAGGGCAGATCCATTATTACAGCGCATGCTTACTGATTGGGTTTGTGGTGCTGCATATTTTAGGTGCGTTAAAACACCACTTTATAGATAAAGATAAAACATTAATTAGAATGATCAAATTACAAAAGGAAGCTTAAAATGAAAAAGTTACTATTAACTTCAGCGTTATCAGCAGCGATGTTTATGACAGCTACCGATGCTAGTGCTGCAGACTATGTTATTGATACCAAAGGAGCACATGCCTTTGTTAATTTTAAAATTAAACATTTAGGTTACAGCTGGTTGCACGGGCGTTTTAACACCTTTGATGGGCAGTTTAACTACGACGCTAAAAACCCAAACGCATCTCAAATTAGTGTAAATATCGACACAGCAAGCCTAGATTCAAACCATGCTGAACGAGATAAACACTTACGCGGTAGCGACTTTTTAAATGTAAGCAAATACCCACAGGCTAGCTTTAAAAGTACAGCAATTAAGTTTGATCAAGACGGTGAAGAAGCCACAGTAACCGGTGAGTTTACCCTTCATGGTATTACTAAAACAATTAGTTTTGAAATTGATAAGATTGGTGAAGGTAAAGATCCATGGGGTGGTTACCGTGTTGGTTTTGAAGGTGAAACCAGCTTAAAACTAGCTGATTACGGTATTGATTACGATTTAGGCCCAGCGTCAACGCACGTTGATATTGGTTTATTTATTGAAGGTATTCGTCAATAATACCGTTTTATAGTTAAAGCTAAGCGTTATCACGCTTAGCTTTTTTATTGTAAATGCGCTTCTAATTTTGATTTTAAGTGACTTGGTAACCACCGAGTTAATACTTGTTTATAGTCTTCAGTTTGCTTAATTAGTTTGAGTTGCTGATTGAGTGTGGCAATATCTTCTGCGCCTTGCTCGTTTTTAGTACAGCCAATGTAACCGTAACTAATTTTTGGTGCCTCAGTCAGCATGCGCTGCGTTAAATTGTCACTAAACCCCATCGTTTTTGCTAAATAATAATGCTCACTGGGGTAGCCTAATAAAATATCAATTCGCTCTAAGTTAAGCATATAGGTTAATGTACTGAGGGTATCGCGAGTAGGTCTAATGACAATATTTGTATTAGGTGTGGTATTAATTACCTTATCAATT
It encodes the following:
- a CDS encoding cytochrome b; amino-acid sequence: MFKNSKTGYGLMAIFLHWLMALTVFGLFGLGLYMVELTYYDSWYKGSLDLHKSIGLSLAAVFVFRLLWRRFNVKPSPIGTNTQLNQLAQTAHILMYLFLVIIMVSGYLISTADGRPIEVFGLFYVKAIDFTFDSQADIAGQIHYYSACLLIGFVVLHILGALKHHFIDKDKTLIRMIKLQKEA
- a CDS encoding YceI family protein translates to MKKLLLTSALSAAMFMTATDASAADYVIDTKGAHAFVNFKIKHLGYSWLHGRFNTFDGQFNYDAKNPNASQISVNIDTASLDSNHAERDKHLRGSDFLNVSKYPQASFKSTAIKFDQDGEEATVTGEFTLHGITKTISFEIDKIGEGKDPWGGYRVGFEGETSLKLADYGIDYDLGPASTHVDIGLFIEGIRQ